A window of Thermosynechococcus sp. NK55a contains these coding sequences:
- the tsaB gene encoding tRNA (adenosine(37)-N6)-threonylcarbamoyltransferase complex dimerization subunit type 1 TsaB gives MAGLYDLEADQLLEVKTWPLGRELASQLHPCLGELMGRYTWAKLGAIAIGCGPGSFTGTRLGVVTARILAQQLEVPLLGLSSLGTMAWHYRNALLEEDGIVSRRAQQGHQYLGIYRYQGGRLHALWGDRLVTDSEAEALLATWPHPSKHLRPPHLSDYGRALLTWAAQQWHDTLRAGEKFPHWSSVVPLYGK, from the coding sequence GTGGCCGGTCTCTATGATCTGGAGGCGGATCAACTGCTGGAGGTGAAAACATGGCCCTTGGGTCGAGAACTGGCCAGCCAACTTCACCCCTGCCTTGGGGAACTCATGGGTCGTTACACTTGGGCTAAACTGGGGGCGATCGCCATTGGCTGTGGTCCGGGCAGCTTTACGGGAACGCGGTTGGGGGTCGTCACTGCCCGCATACTGGCCCAACAATTGGAAGTCCCTCTTTTGGGTCTGTCTAGCCTGGGCACAATGGCCTGGCACTATCGCAACGCACTCCTAGAAGAGGATGGGATCGTGTCACGCCGCGCCCAGCAGGGGCATCAATACCTTGGCATTTATCGCTATCAGGGAGGGCGTCTCCACGCCCTTTGGGGCGATCGCCTGGTCACAGACAGCGAGGCAGAGGCGCTCCTAGCCACTTGGCCCCACCCCTCCAAACACCTGCGCCCTCCCCATCTCAGCGACTATGGCCGGGCTTTGCTGACATGGGCAGCCCAACAGTGGCACGATACACTAAGGGCAGGGGAAAAATTCCCCCACTGGTCAAGCGTGGTGCCCCTCTATGGCAAATAA
- the ribH gene encoding 6,7-dimethyl-8-ribityllumazine synthase, producing the protein MAVFEGTYQVLGTPRFGIVISRFNDLITTKLLEGCQDCLRRHGIDPNPHGSQVDYAWVPGSFEIPLVAAQLAASRRYAAIICLGAIIRGQTPHFDYVAAEVTKGIATASMQTGVPIIYGILTTDTMQQALERAGIKSNKGWEYALNALEMATLMQTLPSAINPPTTKLSPSTRVLTDG; encoded by the coding sequence ATGGCTGTTTTTGAAGGCACCTATCAAGTTCTGGGAACGCCTCGCTTTGGCATTGTGATTTCCCGTTTCAATGATCTGATTACAACCAAGCTGCTAGAGGGTTGCCAAGATTGTCTGCGTCGTCATGGCATTGATCCCAATCCCCACGGTTCTCAAGTGGACTATGCTTGGGTACCTGGTAGTTTTGAAATCCCCCTTGTGGCAGCTCAACTGGCGGCCAGTCGTCGCTATGCTGCCATTATTTGTCTGGGGGCAATCATCCGTGGCCAAACCCCCCACTTTGATTATGTGGCTGCTGAAGTCACCAAAGGTATTGCCACTGCCTCTATGCAAACCGGTGTGCCCATTATCTACGGCATTCTCACGACTGATACGATGCAACAGGCCCTTGAGCGCGCTGGCATCAAAAGCAATAAAGGTTGGGAATATGCCCTCAATGCCCTGGAAATGGCAACCCTGATGCAAACTCTCCCCAGTGCCATCAATCCACCAACAACCAAACTCAGCCCCAGTACCCGTGTTCTCACGGATGGGTAA
- a CDS encoding glycosyltransferase, translated as MSLVLILLTLLSCTGALFYIVAGALTWQFFTNFRKEKTAPLETLPAVSILVPVCGLEARAWQNWSSLCEQNYPVYEVLFGVQNPNDPAIPVLQAICETYPHRARWYFCSQIRGVNLKTSNVSQLFAHARYGVVVETDSDVRVRSNYLATLTQPLADPEVGVVTCGYIDHQPQRLGAAFVALGRCLDFIPSVLVARRLDGGLRFAIGPTVLLRREVLEKIGGFEIALNRVGEDYQLGYAAWRAGYRVELSTYILDNDCGNDSFLKAVQRELRWSRSIRSNRGNQYFGIVLTFGTVYSALLWGLFPTPWTLGLFLTVQGIRWLQAVISIVLMGTPRLLLWLWLLPLRDVMSFLIWLGGCFGNRIYWRGRWLRLDRHGQLQEIVKDSQES; from the coding sequence ATGAGTCTTGTGCTCATTCTTCTCACCCTGCTGAGCTGTACAGGGGCCCTTTTCTATATTGTCGCAGGGGCACTCACTTGGCAATTTTTCACAAATTTCAGAAAGGAGAAAACCGCCCCCCTAGAGACCTTGCCCGCAGTCTCGATCTTGGTGCCTGTGTGTGGCTTAGAGGCAAGGGCATGGCAAAATTGGTCCTCGCTGTGTGAGCAAAACTACCCCGTTTACGAAGTTCTCTTTGGTGTGCAAAACCCCAATGATCCTGCTATACCCGTCCTGCAGGCAATTTGTGAAACCTATCCCCACCGTGCCCGTTGGTATTTTTGTAGCCAAATTCGTGGCGTCAACCTAAAGACCAGCAACGTATCGCAACTATTTGCCCATGCGCGCTATGGCGTGGTTGTGGAAACAGATAGTGACGTGCGGGTTCGATCCAATTACCTAGCCACCCTAACCCAACCGTTAGCGGATCCGGAGGTGGGAGTCGTTACCTGCGGTTACATCGATCACCAGCCCCAAAGGTTAGGAGCCGCCTTTGTCGCCCTGGGGCGGTGTCTGGACTTCATTCCTAGTGTGCTGGTTGCGCGGCGCCTAGATGGGGGACTGCGTTTTGCCATTGGACCTACAGTGCTGTTGCGGCGGGAGGTTCTAGAAAAAATTGGCGGTTTTGAGATTGCCCTCAATCGTGTTGGTGAAGATTATCAATTGGGATATGCGGCTTGGCGGGCGGGGTACCGGGTGGAGTTATCCACCTATATCCTTGACAATGACTGTGGCAATGATTCCTTTCTCAAGGCTGTCCAACGGGAACTGCGCTGGTCTCGCAGTATTCGCAGCAATCGCGGCAATCAGTATTTTGGCATAGTGTTGACGTTTGGCACTGTCTATAGTGCCCTGCTGTGGGGTCTGTTTCCAACACCTTGGACCTTAGGGCTCTTTTTGACGGTGCAGGGGATTCGCTGGTTGCAGGCCGTGATCAGCATTGTTTTGATGGGCACGCCGCGGCTGCTGTTGTGGTTGTGGCTATTGCCTCTGCGGGATGTGATGAGTTTCCTGATTTGGTTGGGGGGCTGTTTTGGTAATCGCATCTACTGGCGCGGTCGTTGGTTACGCCTGGATCGGCATGGTCAATTGCAAGAAATTGTTAAGGATTCTCAAGAGTCCTAA
- the psb34 gene encoding photosystem II assembly protein Psb34: protein MRYTTDEGGRLNNFAIEPKVYQAQPWTPQQKVRAALLVGGGLLLVAGLVAIAIGVS from the coding sequence ATGCGCTATACCACCGATGAGGGCGGTCGCCTCAACAACTTTGCCATTGAACCCAAGGTCTATCAAGCGCAGCCTTGGACACCTCAGCAAAAAGTACGGGCAGCCCTGTTGGTTGGGGGTGGATTGCTCTTAGTGGCTGGCTTGGTGGCGATCGCTATCGGAGTGAGCTAA
- a CDS encoding thiazole synthase, whose amino-acid sequence MVTAPPPEQLIEDAPLMIAGRQFRSRLMTGTGKYRSIADLQASVAASGCEIVTVAVRRVQTNAPGHEGLVDALDWSKIWLLPNTAGCQTAEEAIRVARLGREMAKLLGQEDNNFVKLEVIPDPKYLLPDPFGTLVAAEQLVKEGFAVLPYINADPLLAKRLEEVGCVTVMPLASPIGSGQGLRNAANIQIIIDQASVPVVVDAGIGTPSEAAAAMELGADALLINTAIAQAGNAPAMAKAMALATTAGRLAYLAGRIPVKAYASASSPLSGTITARS is encoded by the coding sequence ATGGTGACTGCGCCTCCTCCTGAGCAGTTGATTGAAGATGCCCCGCTAATGATCGCTGGGCGGCAATTTCGTTCACGTCTGATGACTGGTACGGGTAAGTATCGTTCCATTGCAGATCTGCAGGCCAGTGTTGCCGCAAGCGGTTGCGAAATTGTTACGGTAGCCGTACGTCGCGTTCAAACCAATGCCCCGGGTCATGAAGGGCTTGTGGATGCCCTTGACTGGAGTAAAATCTGGCTACTGCCCAACACCGCTGGCTGCCAAACCGCTGAGGAGGCGATTCGCGTTGCCCGTTTAGGCCGAGAAATGGCCAAGCTCTTGGGTCAAGAAGATAACAACTTTGTCAAACTTGAGGTGATTCCGGATCCTAAGTATCTGTTGCCCGACCCCTTTGGCACCTTAGTTGCAGCTGAGCAACTGGTCAAAGAAGGGTTTGCAGTTCTTCCCTACATCAATGCAGATCCCCTGCTGGCCAAACGCCTTGAGGAAGTGGGCTGTGTCACCGTAATGCCTTTGGCTTCCCCCATTGGCTCAGGGCAAGGTTTGCGCAATGCTGCCAATATCCAAATCATTATTGATCAAGCCAGTGTTCCCGTTGTGGTGGATGCGGGGATTGGCACGCCCAGTGAGGCTGCCGCTGCCATGGAATTGGGAGCCGATGCTCTGTTGATTAATACGGCGATCGCCCAAGCGGGAAATGCCCCAGCAATGGCCAAAGCCATGGCACTTGCAACCACTGCTGGCCGCCTTGCCTACTTAGCGGGGCGCATTCCCGTCAAAGCCTATGCCAGTGCCAGTTCACCCCTAAGTGGCACCATTACGGCTAGATCATGA
- a CDS encoding CHAT domain-containing protein — MTGAGGSGPKVFSKVGIGLKGSQIQTTTGNITLTGTGGTGPAVNNTGIKINSTRIISQGGNLTLRGTGGQSGPGIRFDAGPTDPAAVRTTGHGNILIEGRGTDGNPGLVLSDSLTVAVQDGVLTLAAQGGIEISGDPTSLDIHSDGAGHLVFQPIDAATPVGLGDGATGNLIVNQSLLNQIRGGFSLITIGHPSGTGPIDVRPFSLNYNLTLQTPAASSLGIQFNGSGTTNLYGRNLTLNSGGGVTQGSHTISGGTLQLLGQGTFNLSNANNEFQALSGNVTGNVNLSNQGALGIVSFNNGVNGLTTGINTNGNTLILSLNSGNLTQSAPIRAGSLGLTLQDGSAILTNPNNQVGTLAAQLNSSRDLQFVNNSTLTVGSVNPTGITGRSIFLRTLTGDIVLNAPISGVGTGDAIVLVAENNFINNYGPNVFSTPNGRWLVYSTDPNLNINGGLAGSEQFNTTYPEPALFSGPGFLYRVSQAPPPVPPESQIQQDLGQEIQSTQLPQNTAQVFYFPGIEIIRQQISTAFDQGDYNSAIKLLQQLYSFEFGEYFSEFLSTPGQEGLQFLDIDQIKESLGRIAQETGQKPALTHVFWRPNQLDIFIITPQGEPIYQSVRVPQEVVRRVIAAFNREVRDPTKTNSQSYLPFAQQLYQLIMGSVDTELQARGINTLVFALDQGLRSVPIAALHTGSNLISSTVSDSPIGRNGQFLVERYNLGLIPSINLVDTRYQPLQNASVLAIGASKFTDQSPLPAVPIELQTITQLVGQGQVLLNEAFTVSNLETQRRRSLYPILHLATHAEFNVGKPQNSYIQFWDRRLSMAELGQLRLFKPPTELMTLSACRTAVGDANAELGFAGLSLQAGVKSSVASLWYVSDEGTLALMTAFYDQLRTAPIKAEALRQAQLAMIRGQVVIEENHLRSAGLRGGLSIPLPQEVQPGGGRLLSHPYFWAAFTMIGSPW, encoded by the coding sequence TTGACCGGCGCGGGCGGCAGCGGCCCTAAAGTATTTTCCAAAGTTGGCATCGGTCTTAAAGGGTCACAAATTCAAACCACGACAGGGAATATTACCCTTACAGGTACTGGCGGTACCGGTCCTGCGGTCAACAACACGGGCATCAAGATCAACTCCACCAGGATCATTAGTCAAGGTGGCAACCTCACCCTCAGGGGCACAGGGGGGCAATCAGGCCCTGGGATTCGTTTCGACGCTGGCCCAACTGACCCCGCTGCAGTCAGAACGACTGGCCATGGGAATATTCTTATCGAAGGTCGCGGCACTGATGGTAATCCCGGTCTGGTACTCTCTGATTCCCTGACTGTTGCTGTTCAAGATGGCGTGCTCACATTAGCAGCCCAAGGGGGGATTGAGATCTCCGGTGATCCCACCTCACTAGATATCCATAGTGACGGGGCAGGCCACCTTGTCTTTCAACCGATTGATGCGGCTACCCCTGTTGGCCTTGGCGATGGTGCAACGGGTAACCTAATCGTTAATCAGTCTCTCCTCAACCAAATCAGGGGTGGCTTTTCATTAATTACCATCGGTCATCCTAGTGGCACTGGTCCCATTGATGTTCGCCCCTTCAGCCTCAACTACAATCTCACCCTACAAACCCCCGCCGCCAGTTCCCTAGGTATTCAGTTCAATGGCTCTGGCACAACGAATCTCTATGGTCGTAATCTGACACTCAATAGCGGTGGTGGCGTTACTCAGGGCAGCCATACCATTTCTGGGGGAACGCTCCAACTCCTCGGACAGGGGACTTTCAACCTCAGCAATGCCAACAATGAGTTTCAGGCACTCTCAGGAAATGTCACTGGAAATGTGAACTTGAGTAATCAAGGCGCTCTAGGTATCGTCAGTTTCAACAACGGTGTCAATGGTCTGACCACTGGCATTAATACCAACGGCAATACCCTAATCCTCAGTTTAAACAGTGGGAACCTAACGCAAAGTGCGCCCATCCGAGCAGGCAGCTTGGGTTTAACTTTACAAGATGGCAGTGCAATTTTGACTAACCCGAATAACCAGGTGGGGACACTGGCTGCTCAGTTGAATAGTTCGAGGGATTTGCAATTTGTCAATAACAGTACCCTTACCGTCGGCAGTGTTAATCCAACAGGCATTACAGGGCGCAGCATTTTCCTGCGAACATTAACAGGCGATATCGTTCTTAATGCCCCAATTTCTGGTGTTGGGACTGGGGATGCGATTGTCCTTGTTGCAGAAAATAACTTTATTAACAACTATGGGCCAAATGTCTTCAGTACCCCCAATGGTCGCTGGCTCGTTTATTCAACTGACCCAAATCTCAATATTAATGGCGGCCTCGCGGGTTCAGAGCAATTCAACACCACCTATCCTGAGCCTGCTCTATTTTCTGGTCCTGGTTTTCTCTATCGGGTGTCTCAAGCACCCCCACCAGTACCTCCAGAATCCCAAATTCAACAAGATCTTGGCCAGGAGATACAAAGCACTCAACTGCCCCAGAATACCGCTCAAGTCTTTTACTTTCCCGGCATTGAAATCATCCGTCAGCAAATCAGTACCGCTTTTGATCAGGGAGATTACAACAGTGCTATCAAACTGCTGCAGCAGCTTTATTCCTTTGAGTTTGGTGAGTACTTTAGTGAATTTTTGAGTACTCCCGGCCAAGAGGGACTACAGTTCCTTGACATTGATCAAATCAAGGAATCATTGGGGCGTATAGCTCAAGAAACAGGTCAAAAACCTGCGCTGACCCATGTCTTTTGGCGACCCAACCAGTTAGATATATTCATTATCACGCCTCAAGGGGAACCGATTTATCAATCCGTTCGAGTACCCCAAGAAGTCGTGCGCCGCGTCATTGCTGCTTTTAACCGCGAAGTGCGAGATCCAACAAAAACCAATAGCCAATCCTATCTGCCCTTCGCGCAGCAGCTCTACCAATTGATCATGGGTAGCGTTGATACTGAATTGCAAGCACGAGGCATTAATACACTGGTTTTTGCCCTTGATCAAGGGTTACGGAGTGTGCCGATCGCTGCTTTGCACACGGGGTCAAATCTTATTTCCTCGACAGTTAGTGATAGTCCAATAGGTCGTAATGGTCAGTTTCTAGTGGAACGCTATAACCTGGGTCTCATTCCGAGTATTAACTTGGTGGATACCCGCTACCAACCGTTGCAAAATGCCTCGGTATTGGCAATAGGCGCCTCCAAGTTCACAGATCAAAGTCCTTTGCCAGCAGTTCCCATCGAGCTACAAACAATTACTCAACTGGTAGGTCAAGGGCAAGTATTGCTCAATGAAGCTTTTACGGTCTCAAACTTGGAAACCCAGCGGCGGCGCAGTCTCTATCCTATCCTGCATCTGGCGACCCATGCTGAATTTAATGTAGGTAAGCCACAAAATTCCTATATTCAGTTTTGGGATAGGCGGCTTTCAATGGCTGAATTAGGGCAGTTGCGTTTATTCAAGCCACCCACAGAGCTAATGACGCTGAGTGCCTGTCGCACAGCAGTAGGAGATGCCAATGCAGAACTTGGGTTTGCTGGACTGTCACTCCAAGCAGGTGTGAAGAGTTCGGTTGCCAGCCTTTGGTATGTCAGTGATGAAGGAACACTAGCCTTGATGACGGCATTTTATGACCAGTTGAGAACTGCTCCGATTAAGGCAGAGGCTTTGCGACAGGCGCAGCTTGCCATGATCCGCGGGCAGGTTGTGATTGAGGAGAATCATCTGCGCAGTGCTGGACTGCGGGGAGGGCTTTCGATTCCTTTGCCCCAAGAAGTTCAACCTGGGGGTGGGCGTCTACTTTCCCATCCATACTTTTGGGCAGCATTTACGATGATTGGCAGTCCTTGGTAG